The genomic DNA aCCAAATGTCACAATTATCCTGTGCATCCAGATTACTGTAGATATTGGTTATTGTTTACATGTTCTGTACAAAAATATAACTTCAGGGCAAGCATAAATTCTAGGGGTAAAGAGAAATCAGTTGAGGTTGGTGAGAAAAGAACAAGCTGCAAGATAGTACCTACTTTGCAGATAGTACGTACTTTGCAGTTTACTTTTCCAGCATCAAATTGTTGGAGTATTTGAGCTGTGTTGTTAGATCTGTGTTTCTCTGAAGCCCCAAGTTCTTAAAAAGGGGCCTTAATGTCAACAGTTCAGCGGGGTGAAAGGCAGGTGGGGGTCAGCCACAGGACGGCAGCTGACACGCCAACCCTGCAAAGCTGGCATGTGGAGAAGGttctctgcttttgctctgTCTCTCCAGATTGTAATTCCAAGAGCTGGGGAGAAAGATGGGGCGATTCCTTGGAACAGAGTGCGTAATGTGACAGGAGTATGGACGCCGTTGGTGTTTGGAAACGCTTTATAGGATTGGAATATATATAGGCTCTTCCACTGTTACTGTATTTTCGTGTACCTTGTTTGAGGACTGAATTGAATTTTCTGACTTAGCCATAGGATAACGGTGATTTAAAGTGAACTGTAAGCTTGAGTTCTCTCAAGTGCCCTTCTTTGAGAGCATACGATACTGAAATATATTGCTTGAAGCACATCTGACCTCTGTTTGCAGTGGCCCTATGAACAGCAATATattgaatgaaaacatttagtTGACATTTCTGGCAAACAAATGTTATGGGTGCCATACTTGAGGATGTTCCTTGGCCTCTCTTAAGGCTTAGTAAGTTGTGATGGTCAGTTCAGTGTCTTGCAGTAATCCTTGCAAGCTGTTCATTTcgaaaataaaacattaaattcCAAGAATCAAAGTTTCCAAGCAACCAAACCCTGCAAACAAAACTATTGTACATGATATTTACATCTTTGTTGCCTGGGAGTCCTGTCGCTGCTCCACACCTCACTCCAAACACTTGCTAAAAGCACCGAATGGTTCTTGCAGCTGCAGGTGACTTGCAGATCAGGAAAGATCAAGTCAAAAACATGTAGATCAGAGAGTCACAATTCTCGGGTGGCCGAGATAACAATGAGTAATCGAGAGGTGGTCGTTCTGAGCGTGGGAGGTATGAGATTTGTAACCCGGGCTTCCACCTTGCAGCAGTTCCCGGAGTCCAGGCTAGCACGGATGTTGTATGATGATGACCAGGAATTTAAACTGGTGAATGGCGAGTTTTTTGTGGACAGAGATGGAACTTTGTTTAGTTACATCATGGACTTCTTGAGGACTCTCCAGGTCTCCTTACCTACTGATTTCTCAGACTACCAGAGGCTGCAGAGAGAAGCCGAATTCTATGGGCTCTACCTTCTGGCTGACGTCCTGAGCCAGGAACACTTGCTGAAGCCGAGGCTGGAGATCTTGGAAGTGCGTTTTTCTCTCCAAGAGATGCAGGCCTTTTTCCGTATCTTCGGCTCCTGCAGCACCACTGTTGAGAAGCTAGCTGACCAGATCACTGTGTTTACAGGGCAGCAGTCAGGACACAGCTGGAACAgccctttttcttctcagaaaccACTCGTTCCGCTTCCTTTGGAAAGACCTTCTCATCACGACATGTTTTTTCAGTGTGGTACTGACTGCTCTGCTGGTGACCAGTTTGTGGCCAGGTACCCTCCCTGAGTGTGACTTCTCATTATGGAAATGTCTTTATGACTTCCAGTTCATGGAGTACATGCTACGTGCTAGCAAAGCTTGTCCTAAAGAAACTATCGGACAgctgagagaaaagagagatgtttccttctttctgctAGTTTAACGTTATCTTTTTTCTAGTTCTGGAATACCCAGTTTAACTTCTGTTAGACTGATTTGCCTGTTCTTCAGCTTTCTAAAATACTGTTCTTGATGCTTGTTTTTGAGTCCTGTTGggtgtttctctgccctttcctcctTGCTTGCTCTCCCAGGCTTTAGAATTTCAGGGTATCAACGACCTTCAGAAGACTTGAAAAACGCAGAGTAAAATTAAGCAAAGCAAATGAAGTAAATAAGGAGTGAACTACTGGAGAAGCCTAAAATCTCCACTAGCTCATGGTCTTTCATATGGAAAAGAGGACAAAGAGAATGGCTAACCAGGGTTGAAAACACCAGTAGAACTAAGATGGCAATTCAGGGACTGGGAAGTTTTTGTAGAGCCTTTTAGTaggggggagggagaaggagtaGATTACTAACTATATGCTACACAGTGGGTTTTCTTTGAATTCAGAGCCAGGTTCTGTTTTTATTGCGATTACTGTATATCAGTGATTTTTGTGATAGCAGTATCGTATTCTAATGAtaacttacatttttaaaacaaggtcTTACTGGATGTCTCTGTTGTCTGGAGACATGTTCTtactgtttcagaaaatgtaacCTAATTTGTCCTCTGTGGCTGTTAGGACATCTGAGATTTTATGGAAATTtcatcaaaatatttccaaaagagTTATTCTCTCTGAATATATGAATCAGCACAGCAGttctttgattattttaaaaaaaaaccaataaagaTTATCTTCTAG from Caloenas nicobarica isolate bCalNic1 chromosome 1, bCalNic1.hap1, whole genome shotgun sequence includes the following:
- the KCNRG gene encoding potassium channel regulatory protein, which encodes MSNREVVVLSVGGMRFVTRASTLQQFPESRLARMLYDDDQEFKLVNGEFFVDRDGTLFSYIMDFLRTLQVSLPTDFSDYQRLQREAEFYGLYLLADVLSQEHLLKPRLEILEVRFSLQEMQAFFRIFGSCSTTVEKLADQITVFTGQQSGHSWNSPFSSQKPLVPLPLERPSHHDMFFQCGTDCSAGDQFVARYVSIKPDDRKLINGTNVLGLLLDTLFKDGFHLVSTRMVSSEEKVECYSLERMKRPAGLTVTVNQTSGISRVAQAKKSQVQKGK